The genomic window ACCTGACGCACCGTCTGCGGATCGAAACCCGGCACGGTCAGGGTGTCGGTCGCCTGGAGGGGCTTGGCCTTGCGGCGCAGCACGGGGTCACCGTACAGGCGCAGCGGGTACACGCGGGGAGAGGCAGGGTCGCTCACAATACTCCTGTTTTACCAGACGCCCCCGGAAGCGACCCTGCCCTGACATCCAGATCGCGCCGGGCGGCGGGTGGTGAAAGCGTGAAGTGCGCCTTAAAGAAACCGGCCCACGCGGGTCAGGCTCAGCTGCTCAGATGACCGGACGACCCTCGCCCCCCCGTCCTGCCTTCAAGGAGCCCCTCATGCGACCCAACCTGCTGACCCTGACCGCCACCCTGGCCCTGACCGCGCCCCTGCAACTCGCCGCCGCGCAGACCGACACCACCCAGGCCACCACGACGACCCAGACGCCCGCCGCGCTCGCCGCCGACGCCCGCACCCTGGCCGACAAGGCCCGCGCCACCTACCCCAAAGGCAGCGCGAACATCGACCAGACCCTCTGGAAGCAGGCCGCCGCCGCCGCCGAGGCCGCCGTCGCCGCCGCGCCCGGCAACCCCGAGTACCTGAAACTCCGCGCGAACATCTACACCGAAGTCGGCTTCTGGAAACAGGCCGAGACCACCTGGACCGCGTACTTCCAGGCCGCGCCCAGCGCCGCGCAGAACACCCCCGAAGCGAAGAGCGCCGCCACGGTCCAGTACAACCTCGGGTACGCCGCGTACACCCGCAACCAGCCCGATCAGGCGGCGAAGTTCTTCGACACCTGCCTGACCTTCGACCCCGCCAGCGCCCCCTGCGCCACCTGGGCCGCCCGCACCGCACTCGAAGCCGGGCAGTACGCCCAGGCCCGCACGCTGTACGACCGGGCGCTGACCCTGAACCCCGGCGACAAGACCCTGGCGTACTTCCGCGCCCTGACCGACAAGGCCGCGCAGTACGGCCCCGCCGCCACCCGCGCCTTCAGCCGCGCCTACGGCGACCTGGACGCCGGACGCAAAGCCCAGGCCCTCGCCGGATTCCAGGAAGCCGCCCGCAGCGCCCCCAACTTCGCCGACGCGCAGCGCGAAGCCGGCCGCCTCGCCCTCGACCTGAACAACACCCAGGCCGCCCTGGACGCCTACAAGGCACTCAGCGCCCTGCCCGGCATGACCGCCAGCGACAGGTACAACCTCGCCCTCGCCCAGGAAGCCCAGACCTACGGCCTCCAGGCCGTCCGCACCTACCGCGCCGCCTACGCCAAGTACGCCGCCGGGGACAAGACCGCCGCCGAAGCAGGCTTCCAGGCCGCCACCACCCAGAACCCCAGGTACGCCAAAGCCTGGGCATGGCTGGGCCGCACCCGCTACGAACGTAAGGACTACCCCGGCGCGACCGCCGCGTACACCCAGGCCGTCACCCTGGACCCCACCGACAAGAGCAGCGCGTACTACCTGAAACTCGCCCAGCAGGGCAAATAACGTCGGAAGAAAAACGGCCCCCTCAGCGCAGGGGGCCGCTTCGCCGTTCAATCCGGGATGAGGTCGTGCGGGTCGGGCGTCAGGCACGCGGCCCACGCGGCCTCGAACTCCGCGCGGTCCAGGCCCCGGCCGATCACCACGAGTTCCGACGTGCCGTCGCCAGCCTCCCAGGCGTCGGCGGTGAACAGGTCCCGCACCGCCTGGAACAGGATGCGCTGCGGGTACCCGAACAGATCGAGGAACCCCTTGGCGCGCAGCACCTCCGCCGGGCGGGACAGCAGGTAGTCGGTCATGAACCGCTGCCACGCGTACGGGTCCAGGGAGCGGTCGGCGCGCAGCGTGAAGGACTTCAGGCCCGGCGTGTGCGCCGCGCGGGTATCCACGCCGTCCAGCACGCGCGGGTCGAAGTCGTCGCGGGCCAGCAGCGCTTCCGCGTCGATCTGCCCCTGCTCCACACGCTTGATGTCGGCCAGGGGGTTCACGCCGCGCAGCACGCCCTGCGCGTGATCCAGCAGGGCCGGGTCGGCGAGGTCGGTCTTGTTCAGCACGACCACGTTCGCGTACGCCAGCTGCCGCGCCGCCTCCGGATGCTCCCGCAGGGTCTGCAGGGCGTGCCGGGCGTCCACGACCGCCACGAGCGTCGTCACGCGGAACGCCGCGCGCACCGAGCGTTCCAGCAGCGTCGTCAGCACTGGCGTCGGGTCGGCCACGCCGCTCAGCTCCACGATCACCGCGTCCGGTTTCTGCTCTCGCATGGCGATCGTCACCAGCGCCCGCAGCAGATCATCCCGGCCCGTGCAGCACAGGCACCCGGCCGTCAGTTCCGTCACGTCATCCTGCAGCCGCTCGATCAGGCTGCCGTCCACGCCCTGCGCGCCGAACTCGTTCACGATCACACCCAGCCGGTGCGGCAGCGACCGGATCAGGTGATTCACCAGCGTCGTCTTCCCGGCCCCCAGAAAGCCGCCCACCACCACCACAGGAATCCGGTCATCCGGCCGCGCACTCGTCATGCCGCGCAGCATACGGGGTGACCGGCGCGGGAAATGGAACGGGGAAGGCGGGACTCCTCACAGGCAGGCGCGTGCGGGTGGCGTAGCCTCTGGCCCATGCCTGCCCCGAGTTCGTCCGTGTTGCGCCGCCTGTACGGGCTGCTGGGGCCCTACCGCCGCACGGTGGGCGCGGGGCTGCTGCTGTTGCTGGGGAGCGTGGCGGCGGAACTGTACCCGCCGCTCGTGTGGATCCGCGTGGTGGACCACGGGATTCCGAACCGCGACTGGACGTTCATCGGGTGGCAGCTGGTGCTGCTGGTGGCGGTGTTCGGCGTGCAGCAGGGCCTGTCGGCGTGGCGGGGGCTGCTGCTGGAGCGGGCGGGGCAGGCGTTCACGCGCGACCTGCGCCTCACGCTGTACCGGAAGTTGCAGGGGCAGTCGGCGGCGTACTTCGAGGGGCAGCGGACCGGGGACCTGATCGCCCGCGTGACCGGGGACGTGGACGCGCTGCAGGACGTGCTGGTGCGCGGCACGGACGCCGTGCTGGCGAACGCCCTGCGATTGATCGGCGTGATCGGGATCTTCATCGCGCTGCAACCGCTGCTGGGCGTCCTGACGACCCTCCCGATGATCGCCGTGGCACTCATGCTGCGCCGGTACGCGCGCACGGTGCGGCCCGCGTACCGCGCGGCGCGCGCCCGCCTGGGTGACCTGAGTGCGCTGATCACGGACCGCCTGAGCGGCATCCGCGTGGTGCAGGGCTTCGCGCGGGAGAACGCCGAGGCCGAGCGCATCCGCGCCCTGGGCGACGAGCTGTACGCCGAGGGCGTGAAGGCCGTCACCATCCGCAACCGCGCCTTTCCCCGCGCGCGCTTCGTGGGGAACCTGGGGAACCTGATCATGCTGGGCGGCGGCGCGTGGCTGATCATGGCCGGGCAGTTCACGCTCGGCGGCCTCCTCGCGTACCGCGGGTACGGGCGGTACTTCTACGGTCCGATCGACGACCTCGTGAACATCGGCGACCTGCTCCAGCGGGCCGAGGCGAGCGGACGGCGGGTGTTCGAGGTGCTCGACGCGCCCGTCCCCGTGCAGGACTGGCCCGGCGCGCAGCCCCTGCCGCAACCCGTACGCGGTGACCTGCGCTTCGAGAACGTCACGTTCGGGTACGACCCCGCCCGGCCCATCCTGCGGGACGTCACGCTGCACATCCCGGCCGGGCAGCGCGTCGCCCTCCTCGGCGAGAGCGGGGCGGGCAAGAGCACCCTGCTCGCCCTCGTCACCCGCACCTTCGACCCGCAACAGGGCCGCGTGACGCTCGACGGGCACGACCTGTGCGACCTCACCCTGCGCAGCCTGCGGAAGAACGCCGCCGTCATGGCGCAGGACACCTTCCTGTTCCACGACACGGTGCTGAACAACGTCCGCTACGCCCGACCCGACGCCACCGACACCGAGGTCGAGGCCGCCCTGCGCGCCGCGCACGCCCACACCTTCGTCCACGCCCTCCCGGACGGCCTCCAGACCGTCGTGGGGGAACGTGGCGTGCGGCTCAGCGGCGGGCAACGCCAGCGGCTCTCCATCGCCCGCACACTCCTGGCCCGGCCCAGCCTCCTGCTGCTGGACGAACCCACGAGCGCCGTCGACGCCGAGAGCGAAACCCAGGTCGTCGCCGCCCTGGACGAACTCACGCGCGGCCGCACCGCGCTGATCGTCACGCACCGCCCCAGCCTCGCCCGTACCGCCGACCGCGTCATCGTCCTCGCGGGCGGCGTGATCGTCGAGGACGGCCACCCCGACACCCTCCGCCGACGCGGCGGCGCGTACGCCACGCTGGAACGCCAGATGGGCGGCGAGCTCACGCCCGAGGTGACGGGCTGAGCCTTACAGCCCGCCTCTCGGGTTCACGTCCACTCTGATTTTCGCTTTCCAGGTGCGGGTGTCGAGGATGCGCAGGAGTTCGCCGAGGCGGGTGTCGTTCCGGGCGCGCAGGAAGAGGTGGTAGGGGTACACGCCGCGCACCCGGGCGACCGGGCTGGGCGCGGGGCCGAGGACCTCGTGCGCGGTGGCTCCGGCGCCGTGGAGGGCGTCGGCGAGGTCCTGCGCGGCGGCCTGGGCTTTGTGTTGGTCGCGGGCGCTGATTTCGATCTGCGCGAGGCGGGCGTGGGGGGGGTAGTTCAGGGCGGCGCGGGCGCGTTCCTCGGCGGCGGGGTACGCGAGGGTGTCGCGGCCGTCGACCATGACTTTCAGGGCGGGGTGGTCGGCCTGGAAGGTCTGCACGAGGATCATGGGGGCGCGGGTGGGGTGCCACTCGGCGAGTTGCCGCAGCAGGCGGTGGTAGCGTTCGCTGGCGCGGAAGTCGCTGACGTTCAGCCACGTGTCGGCCAGGGTCACGCCGATCAGCGCGAGGTCCGGCGGTGGCTCGTGGGACAGGAGGAGTTGCGTGCCGATGACGACGCCGCTCTCGCCGCGCATCAGGGGTGTGAGGTCGTCCTGGCGGTCCTTGTCGAGGCGGTAGACGGGGAAGCCGGGGAGGAGTTTCTGGACTTCCTGCGCGATCCATTCGGTGCCGGGGCCGCGCGCCTGCCACATGGGGTCGCCGCACTGGTCGCAGCGTTCGGGGATGGGCTGGTGGTACCCGCACTGGTGGCAGGTGAGCTGCCTCCCCTCGCGGTGGAAGCGCAGCGGGACGTCGCAGTTGCGGCACTGCGGGGTGTGGTCGCAGCTGGGGCAGCGCAGCAGGGCGCTGTACCCGCGCCGGGGCGCGAGCAGGGCCGCCTGACGGCCGCGTTCCTGCACCTGCCGCAGCACGCGGGCGAGGTCGTGACTGAGCGGGTAGCCCTGATCCCCGAGGCGCAGGTGGACGCTGGACAGCGGTCCCAGTTCGGGCTGCTCGGGCGGGTTGGCGTAGTCGACGACGTGCACGCGGGCGCGTGGGGGTGGGAGGACCGCGCCGGGGTGCGGGACGCTCTCGGCGGCGGGTGTGGTGCCCACGAGGGCCAGGGCGGCGTCGTGCGCGGCGGCGAGGCGCGTGGCGAGGTCCGGCAGGAACGCGCGGCTGCCGCTCAGGAGTTTGTGCGCGTCGCTGGCCTCCTCCAGCACGATGATCAGCGCGAGGTCGTCCAGCGGGGCGGCCAGCGCGTGCCCGCTGCCGATGACGAGCCGGGCCTCGCCCGTGCGGATGAGCTGCCAGGTGTGGGCGCGCTGCGGTTCGCTGAGGGTGCCGGTCAGCTGCGCGGCCCGCGTGCCCGCGTGCGTGGCGAGGCCGGAGAGGCCCTCCCAGGCGCGGCGGAGTGTGGCGTGGTCCGGCGCGAGGACCAGCACGCCGCGCCCCTGCGTGAGGAGTCGCGTGACGCGCGGGGCGAGCAGCGCGAAGCGCGCGTGGGCGCGGCCCCCGTGCAGCCGCCACACCGGGCCCTCCGGAAGCGGGTCGGGCGCACCGGCGGGGTCGGGCTGCGGGTGCGGTTCCGGCAGGGCGGGTGGGGGCTGCGGGACCTCGATGGTGTCGGCCCAGCCGCGCAGGGCCAGCGTGCCTGCCTGAGTGGGCGTCAGCGGCACCCCGTCCGCCGAGGCGCTGTTCGCCCACGCGGCGTAGGTGTCCACCGGGCCGTGCTCGTGCAGCCACGTCCAGGCGGGCGGCGCGGGGGCATCGACCAGCGTGTACTCGGCGCCGCCCGCGTTCAGGGCCGCCGTCACCACGCCGTTGCTGACGCCCGCGCCCTTCGCCCAGGCGCTCAGGGTGTCGCAGGGACCGTGTTCCGTCAGCCACGCGGCGGCCTGCGCCTGCTTCGCCGTCAGGCCCGCCGGGGCCGGGGTCACGGCGCTCAGGACCGTCGCGGTGCGGCTGGCGGGCGGCACCTCGTCCAGGGGGCGGGCGGCGACCGCGCCGCGCATCCGGGGGCGGGGCGTGAAGCGTTCCTCCAGCAGGCCCTGCTCGCGGATGGCGTCCAGCAGCGCGTCCGGGAACGCCCCGGCGTCGGTCCAGCGTGCGGTGGGCGGGCGGCGCGCGAACATGCTCAGGTCCGCGCCCGCCACCGCGCGGACCATGTGCGTCACCTCGGCCTGCCAGCCCACGCCCAGCAGGTCGCCCCAGATCAGCCCGGCGGGAATGCGGGCGTCCGCCGCCCAGCCCTGCACGCCCGACACGGTCGCCGGGGTCACCCAGGGACACCCGGGGTCGTCCAGCACATGCACGGCCTCCCGCAGGCGGTGCCCGCCGCGCCCGTCACCACTGCCGACGACCAGTCCGACATCCAGCGCGCCGCGCCACGGCACCAGCACCCGGCAACCCAGCGGCGCGGGGGCGGCCCAGCCGTGCGGCGGGGCGAAATCACACGGCCCGATGGGCAGATTCACGACCACCAGCCAGGATTCCAGAGAGGGGGCGGCGGGTGGGGTCATCAAGCCTCCGTCCCGACCGGCGCGCCGCGCTGATCGGGGCCGAGCGGAGCGAGCAGGAGCAGGGCGGCTTCCGGGCGTGGAGCCCTCGACTCGGTGCCGTTCCGGGTTGAGGGCGAAACAGACGGAAGCCGCATCACGTGCTTCAGGCTAGCGCGACCCGTGCCCCGGCAACGGTGAGGCAGTACCCTCGGGCGGATGACCGGAGCGGCGGGGGGCGTGGACATACGCAGGGGCGTGCTGCTGGGCGTGACGTCCGCCGCGGCGTTCGGGACGCTGGGCATCTGGGGGAAACTGGCGGGGCAGGGGGGCCTGTCGTCCTTCACGACGCTGGGCTGGCGGTTCCTGATCGTGGCGGCGCTGCTCCTGCCCCTCAGTTCGCGCGGCGTCACGGGCGCGCAGCGGGCGCGGATGCTGGGCGTGGGCCTGCTGTACACCCTGGCGACCACCTGTTACTTCGGGGCGCTGGAGCGGGTGTCGGCGGGCGCGACGTCGCTGCTGCTGTACCTCGCCCCGGCATTCGTGATCCTGCTGTCCTGGGGGCTGGGCCGCGCGCCGCGCCGCACGCAGCTGGGCGCGGTGGCGCTGGCGGGGGCGGGGCTGGCGCTGGTGGTGGGCCTGCCGTCCGCCGCGGACCGGGACGCCGTGGGGCTGGGTTTCGCGGCGGGGGCGGGCGCGCTGTACGCCGGGTACCTGGTGGCCAGCGAGCGGCTGCTGGGCGGCGTGAGCGCCCTGGCCGCCACCGCGCACATGGCGCTGGTCAGCGGGGTGGTGTTCGCCGTGCTGGCCGCCGCGCAGGGCACGCTGCGCGTCCCTGTGGGCGCGGCTCAGTGGGGGCCGATCCTGGCGCTGGCGCTGCTGCCCACCATCGTCGCGGTGCCCGCCCTGTACGGCGCGATCCGGCACCTGGGCGCCACGCGCGCCAGCCTGCTGGGCACCCTGGAACCCCTGGTCACGGTCGCGCTGGCCGCCGTCATCCTGCGCGAGCAACCGGGTCCCGGCGCGGCACTGGGCGGCCTGTTGATCCTCGCGGGCGCGTTGCTGGCCCAGTGGCCCGCGAAAGTTACTCCTGCGGTTGCCCCGGCGGCAGCGGACGTGGTGGCGGCGCGTACACCGCGCGGGCCGGAACGCTGAGCGTCTCCCGTTCGGGGTAGCGCAGCGCGGTCAGCGCCCCGCCGAACGCGCAGCCGGTGTCGAGGTTCACGGTGTTCCCCACCCAGCGCGGCGCGGCGTGCGGCGTGTGCCCGTAAGCGACCAGCGGCGCGCCCGCGTACCCGGCCGCCCAGTCGCGCCGCACCGGGAGGCCCAGGTCGTCGCGTTCGCCGGTCGTGTCGCCGTACAGCGCGAAACTCCGCGCGCGGCCACTTCCGCGCCCGTGCAGGTGCGCCGGGAGGCCCCCGTGCGCCGCGATCAGCCGCCCCCCGTCCAGCACGAGGTGCGCCGGGAGCCCCTCCAGAAAGGTACGCACCTGCTCCTGGAACGCCGGGCCGGCGGCCTGCAACTCCGCGAGGGTCACGTCCAGCCCGTGCAGAGGCTTCACCGCCTTGCCGCTCAGGGCCCGCAGGAGCTTCTCGTCGTGGTTGCCGGTCACGCACAGCGCCGCGCCCGACGCCACCATGCCCATCACGAGCCGCAGGACGCCCGCGCTGTCCGGCCCCCGGTCGGTCAGGTCGCCCAGGAACACCGCCGTGCGGCCCGCCGGGGGCGTCACCGACTCCCCGTCGAGGACGTACCCGAGGCGGGTCAGCAGGTCGAGCAGTTCTTCCAGGCAGCCGTGCACGTCCCCGATCAGGTCGAACGGCCCGTGCAGGTCCCGCCGGTCCACCCGCAGCGGCACGCGCTGCACGCCCACCCGCCCGATCTGCTCGCCGCGCAGGTGCCACGCCTGCCGGAACCCCTCGGCCCGCAGGCCACCCGCCGTGCGCCGCAACTCCGAGACCTGCGCGATCAGCTCCTCGCGGCTCAGGGTGCCCCCGGCGCGGGCCTCCAGCACGGCGCGGTCCTCGTCGAGCAGCACGGCGACCGCCTTCACGTCGTGCTCGCGGGCCAGGGCCGACCAGGGCGCACGGTCCAGGGGCCGGGTGGCCGGGGCGATCACGACCGCCAGTTCACCCGCCGCCAGCTGCGCCGCGACCGCCGCGCGCAGGGCGTCCGCGTCCGGGAAGGCCCGCGCGTCGAACACCTCCTCCGGCGCGAAGTGCCGCGCGAACGCCGCCCGGCCCGAACCCGGCGCGCCCACGAGCAGCACCAGCGCCAGCGCGGGCAGCTCGATCACGTCGGGGGCGGCGGTCAGGGTCACGCCCTGCATCCTCGCACAGCTACCCCAGAGCAGACGAGGCTCCCCCAGCCTGCAAACTGACGGGCAGCTGATCTTGCGAGCTTCACCGCAGCTTCATGCTCCCCTCAGTCCGTACCATGCGCGCGATGCGCCGCTCCGTCCTCCTGCTGCCCCTGCTGATCGGCTCGCTGAGCACGGCCACCACCTCGCCCCGCAGCGCTGACCAGTGGTACGCGCAGGGCCGCGCGCAGGCCCGCGCCGGACAGTGGACGGCCGCCGAGAGCGCCTACCGGCAGGCGACCACCCTGAACCCCACCGCCGCGAACTGGCGCGCCCTGGCCGACACGCGCGTGCAGCTGCGCGATTACGACGGTGCCGTGCAGGCCTACGCGCAGGCCGCCGGACTGGCCCGCGCGCGCGGCGACCTGAATACCGCCCGCGCCACCGACCTGATCGCCGCCCGCTACCGCCAGGAAGGGCAGGCGTATCTGCTGACCCCCGCGCCCCTGACCCCCGAACCCCTGCCCGGCTGCGTGGCGCGGCCCGCCCGCCTGGAACCCGCCTCCGGCATCCTGCTGGGCCGCTACGCCGACGAGCAGGCCCTGACCTCCACCGGTCAGCTGCGCGCCGAGCCCGGACTGGGCGGCCCGCTGGCCGTGACTTTCCGGTACTTCACGCTGCGCGCCCCCGGCCGCGGCGAAGTCTTTCCCACCCGCTGGGTGCGCGCCGCGCGGCAGGCCGGGATGGCCGTCCACATCGCACTGGAACCCGGAATGCCCCTGCGGCAGATCACCGAGCAGACCCTCGTGCCCTTCGCGAAGGCCGCCCGCGCCTCCGGCGTGCCGGTCTACCTGCGCTTTGCCGGGGAGTTCAACGACCCCGCCAACGAGTGGAGCCGCGACCCCGCGCTGTACCGCGCCAAGTTCCGCCTCGTGCACAGCGTCATGCGCAGACACGCGCCGAACGTCGCGCTGGTCTGGATGCCGATGGGCACCCGCCTGGACGTCGTGGGCAGCTACTACCCCGGCGCGGACGCCGTGGACTGGGTGGGCCTGAGCGCATACGCCACGCCCTTCCGCAACGGCAACGTCCGCGACAGCGCCCTGAACGACAGCCCGCTGGACGCGCTGGACGTCATCTACCGCCGCTACGCCTGCGCGCACCCCATCCAGATCAGCGAATTCGCGTCCTCTAGCCGCAGCGGCGCCCAGCCCGCCACCGGGTACGGCACGTTCGCCGCCGCGAAACTCCGCGAAACGTACTGGGGCGCCGCCCTGAAATACCCCCGCGTGAAGAACATCAACTGGCTGGACCTGAACATGCTCGGCAACCCCTACGTGCAGCCCCGCCCCCTCACGCGCCGCAACGACTACCGCCTGATCGGCAGCCCCGAGAAACTCGCCGCGTTCCGCGAACTCCTCACCCACCCCACCTTCCTCTCGCGGCCCGGGAGCGGCGCGGCCCTCGTCCCTCAGGCGCTTCCCGCCACCGTCAGCAGCGGCGCGCCCCACAGCGGCAACCTCTGGATCAAGACCGTGGACGCGCCCGCCCGCGTGACCCTCAGCCTCGACGGGCAGCCCGTCCCGGTCGGACAGACCCTCCCGTACGCGTTCACGCTGGGCACCCTGGACCCCGGCGCGCACACCCTGACCGTCACCGTGCACAACCGGCAGGGCGAGGTGATCCTGACCCGCACCACCCCCTTCAGCGCGCAGTGAGCGGCAGCGCCCCCAGGCGCACCTGCACCACCCAGTCGCTCACGGCCCGCTGCGCCGCATCGGGCACGGCGTCCGGCAGCGGTGTCGAGAGGGGCGCGGCCTCCAGCTCCGCGAGCAGCCGCCGGTGCGCGGCGCGGTACACGTCCAGCGGCTCCGGCAGGGGCTCCGCCTCCCGGCCCGACCGCTTCAGGGCCATCAGGTCCTCCAGGAACGGCAGGCGCGCCCCGGCGTTCAGCGCGCCCAGGTTCGCCTCCACCTCACCGGTGCGCAGCAGGTGCAGCCCGGTCAGCACCGTCCGGAACGCGTACAGCAGCGGCTTCACCCGAGGGCCCTCGGGCGTGGCGGCCTCCTTCTCCAGCAGCCGCCACTGGTTCACCGTGAACCCCAGGTAATGCCCCGCGTGATGCCGGGTCAGCACCCCCGGAGCGAGGGCCACCAGCGCCGCGTGCGCCGCGGACGAGTGCACCACCAGCGGCGACAGCAACTGCTCCAGCACGTACCCGTTCCGCTTCAGCAGCAGCCCAGCGAACTTCCGCGCGTCATGCGTCACCAGATCCAGCTCCACCACCCCGTCATCCCGCTCCAGTGACCACGTGCCCGGCCCCTCCCGCAGGCCCAGCACGTCCGCCAGCGGCAGCATATGCACGCCCCGCAGGTCCCAGTCGCTGTCCGCACTCGGAAAGCCGTACAGGTGCGCCCCGCTGACCGTCGCGAACACCAGGGGGAACGCATGCTCCCGCACTGCCTGGGTCAACTGAGGAGGAAAGGTGAGTCCAGCGTCCATAAGTCACCTCCAGGGGCGTGCAGCGTGACCTCGTGCGCCTCGCCGAGGTCCGGGAATTCCAGCATACGCAGCTGATCGGCCAGGACCGCGCCCGGCACCACGCGCGCCCGCGCGGCGTTCCGCGACGCGGCGACGCCCGGCGGCGTCCACGCCACCCACAGGCGCGTCAGCGCTCCGTAATCATGCCCCAGCCCGAGCACCTGCGCCCGCTGATCCCGCCGCAGGCTGGTCGCGTCCCACACGACGTGCTCACGCCGCCGCAGGCCCTCGCGCAGCGCCTCGCGGGCCGCCTGCATGACCTGCCCGTTCACCCGCTGATCCTGTGCACTGCGCCCCAGCTGCCCGCGCAGGGCGTCCAGACTGATCACCCGCGCCCCGCTCAGCTGGGCGGCCAGGGTGCTTTTGCCGCTCCCGGACGGGCCGCACAGCACCGTCAGGCGCGCGAAGCCCTGCTGGGCGGCCGCCTGCACGCGCTGCGCCGCCTCGTGCGGCGTGTGGATCACGCCCGCCTCCCAGTCCGCCACGCCGCGCCCCAGCGCCAGGGCCAGCAGGTCGTCCTCCGCGCCGGGCAGCAGGGCACGCAGCTGCTCGCGGAACTCAGTCAGCGGCTCCGGCGCGTCCCAGACCCCCAGTTCACGCGCGGCCAGTTCCAGCAGGTCGGCGGTGTC from Deinococcus sedimenti includes these protein-coding regions:
- a CDS encoding metallophosphoesterase, encoding MQGVTLTAAPDVIELPALALVLLVGAPGSGRAAFARHFAPEEVFDARAFPDADALRAAVAAQLAAGELAVVIAPATRPLDRAPWSALAREHDVKAVAVLLDEDRAVLEARAGGTLSREELIAQVSELRRTAGGLRAEGFRQAWHLRGEQIGRVGVQRVPLRVDRRDLHGPFDLIGDVHGCLEELLDLLTRLGYVLDGESVTPPAGRTAVFLGDLTDRGPDSAGVLRLVMGMVASGAALCVTGNHDEKLLRALSGKAVKPLHGLDVTLAELQAAGPAFQEQVRTFLEGLPAHLVLDGGRLIAAHGGLPAHLHGRGSGRARSFALYGDTTGERDDLGLPVRRDWAAGYAGAPLVAYGHTPHAAPRWVGNTVNLDTGCAFGGALTALRYPERETLSVPARAVYAPPPRPLPPGQPQE
- a CDS encoding CobW family GTP-binding protein, with the translated sequence MTSARPDDRIPVVVVGGFLGAGKTTLVNHLIRSLPHRLGVIVNEFGAQGVDGSLIERLQDDVTELTAGCLCCTGRDDLLRALVTIAMREQKPDAVIVELSGVADPTPVLTTLLERSVRAAFRVTTLVAVVDARHALQTLREHPEAARQLAYANVVVLNKTDLADPALLDHAQGVLRGVNPLADIKRVEQGQIDAEALLARDDFDPRVLDGVDTRAAHTPGLKSFTLRADRSLDPYAWQRFMTDYLLSRPAEVLRAKGFLDLFGYPQRILFQAVRDLFTADAWEAGDGTSELVVIGRGLDRAEFEAAWAACLTPDPHDLIPD
- a CDS encoding nucleotidyltransferase domain-containing protein translates to MTQAVREHAFPLVFATVSGAHLYGFPSADSDWDLRGVHMLPLADVLGLREGPGTWSLERDDGVVELDLVTHDARKFAGLLLKRNGYVLEQLLSPLVVHSSAAHAALVALAPGVLTRHHAGHYLGFTVNQWRLLEKEAATPEGPRVKPLLYAFRTVLTGLHLLRTGEVEANLGALNAGARLPFLEDLMALKRSGREAEPLPEPLDVYRAAHRRLLAELEAAPLSTPLPDAVPDAAQRAVSDWVVQVRLGALPLTAR
- a CDS encoding DMT family transporter; this translates as MTGAAGGVDIRRGVLLGVTSAAAFGTLGIWGKLAGQGGLSSFTTLGWRFLIVAALLLPLSSRGVTGAQRARMLGVGLLYTLATTCYFGALERVSAGATSLLLYLAPAFVILLSWGLGRAPRRTQLGAVALAGAGLALVVGLPSAADRDAVGLGFAAGAGALYAGYLVASERLLGGVSALAATAHMALVSGVVFAVLAAAQGTLRVPVGAAQWGPILALALLPTIVAVPALYGAIRHLGATRASLLGTLEPLVTVALAAVILREQPGPGAALGGLLILAGALLAQWPAKVTPAVAPAAADVVAARTPRGPER
- the priA gene encoding replication restart helicase PriA produces the protein MTPPAAPSLESWLVVVNLPIGPCDFAPPHGWAAPAPLGCRVLVPWRGALDVGLVVGSGDGRGGHRLREAVHVLDDPGCPWVTPATVSGVQGWAADARIPAGLIWGDLLGVGWQAEVTHMVRAVAGADLSMFARRPPTARWTDAGAFPDALLDAIREQGLLEERFTPRPRMRGAVAARPLDEVPPASRTATVLSAVTPAPAGLTAKQAQAAAWLTEHGPCDTLSAWAKGAGVSNGVVTAALNAGGAEYTLVDAPAPPAWTWLHEHGPVDTYAAWANSASADGVPLTPTQAGTLALRGWADTIEVPQPPPALPEPHPQPDPAGAPDPLPEGPVWRLHGGRAHARFALLAPRVTRLLTQGRGVLVLAPDHATLRRAWEGLSGLATHAGTRAAQLTGTLSEPQRAHTWQLIRTGEARLVIGSGHALAAPLDDLALIIVLEEASDAHKLLSGSRAFLPDLATRLAAAHDAALALVGTTPAAESVPHPGAVLPPPRARVHVVDYANPPEQPELGPLSSVHLRLGDQGYPLSHDLARVLRQVQERGRQAALLAPRRGYSALLRCPSCDHTPQCRNCDVPLRFHREGRQLTCHQCGYHQPIPERCDQCGDPMWQARGPGTEWIAQEVQKLLPGFPVYRLDKDRQDDLTPLMRGESGVVIGTQLLLSHEPPPDLALIGVTLADTWLNVSDFRASERYHRLLRQLAEWHPTRAPMILVQTFQADHPALKVMVDGRDTLAYPAAEERARAALNYPPHARLAQIEISARDQHKAQAAAQDLADALHGAGATAHEVLGPAPSPVARVRGVYPYHLFLRARNDTRLGELLRILDTRTWKAKIRVDVNPRGGL
- a CDS encoding tetratricopeptide repeat protein codes for the protein MRPNLLTLTATLALTAPLQLAAAQTDTTQATTTTQTPAALAADARTLADKARATYPKGSANIDQTLWKQAAAAAEAAVAAAPGNPEYLKLRANIYTEVGFWKQAETTWTAYFQAAPSAAQNTPEAKSAATVQYNLGYAAYTRNQPDQAAKFFDTCLTFDPASAPCATWAARTALEAGQYAQARTLYDRALTLNPGDKTLAYFRALTDKAAQYGPAATRAFSRAYGDLDAGRKAQALAGFQEAARSAPNFADAQREAGRLALDLNNTQAALDAYKALSALPGMTASDRYNLALAQEAQTYGLQAVRTYRAAYAKYAAGDKTAAEAGFQAATTQNPRYAKAWAWLGRTRYERKDYPGATAAYTQAVTLDPTDKSSAYYLKLAQQGK
- a CDS encoding ABC transporter ATP-binding protein, with the translated sequence MPAPSSSVLRRLYGLLGPYRRTVGAGLLLLLGSVAAELYPPLVWIRVVDHGIPNRDWTFIGWQLVLLVAVFGVQQGLSAWRGLLLERAGQAFTRDLRLTLYRKLQGQSAAYFEGQRTGDLIARVTGDVDALQDVLVRGTDAVLANALRLIGVIGIFIALQPLLGVLTTLPMIAVALMLRRYARTVRPAYRAARARLGDLSALITDRLSGIRVVQGFARENAEAERIRALGDELYAEGVKAVTIRNRAFPRARFVGNLGNLIMLGGGAWLIMAGQFTLGGLLAYRGYGRYFYGPIDDLVNIGDLLQRAEASGRRVFEVLDAPVPVQDWPGAQPLPQPVRGDLRFENVTFGYDPARPILRDVTLHIPAGQRVALLGESGAGKSTLLALVTRTFDPQQGRVTLDGHDLCDLTLRSLRKNAAVMAQDTFLFHDTVLNNVRYARPDATDTEVEAALRAAHAHTFVHALPDGLQTVVGERGVRLSGGQRQRLSIARTLLARPSLLLLDEPTSAVDAESETQVVAALDELTRGRTALIVTHRPSLARTADRVIVLAGGVIVEDGHPDTLRRRGGAYATLERQMGGELTPEVTG